CGAAGGACTCAAGGCCAGCGGCGTGGCCGCCGACTCGGTGTCGCGGCTGCTGGGCATTCTCGGCAGAAACCAGGTGCCCATCACCAGCGGCGGCGTTCCCGGCAGTCGCCTCACCGACCAGGGTTCGGTCCTCGCCGCCATCGATGTGGCGCCCCCATCGAGCGCCAGCGGCGCGGCGTACAATCTCACGGTCAACGCCAACTGGAACCGCCAGAACCCCGCCTTCACCCCGCTGACCACCGCACTCCCCAATACTGGCGCGGAACGCGTCAACTGGACCGGCGGGGTGCAGGCCCGGCACAGCGGGTACTTCACCCTGCGGTCAGTGGGGGTGCTCACCGAAACGAGTGCCGGCCTCAACGCCTCCAACGCCACCGGCGATCCGTATCTCGATCTCCCCGCCGGTCGCGTGCGGGTGAACTCCGCGTTCGCCGATGGCACGAGCGGCGTGCAGCTGCTCAGCTTTGGCGGCAATCAGTTCCTCAACACCACGCAGCGCACCACCTCGGCCATGGCCATGAACACGCTGTCGTGGTTCAGTGGCAACAACAAGCACCGGCTCAAGCTGGGCACGGAAGTGCGTCACGAAGGTTCCGCGCAGGACCAGACGATCAACCGGCTCGGTACGTTCACCTACAACTCGCTCGCCGATCTGCAGGCGGGGCTGCCGCTGTCGTATACGCGCACGCTGTCGCCGCGGGAACGTGACGCGAGCGTGCTCATTGGCGCGCTGTCGCTGGGCGATTCGTATCGTCATTCGCCCACGCTGCAGGTACAGTACGGTGTGCGTGTCGACGCCAATCGTTTTCTCGACACACCGGCGCGCAACCTGGTGCTCGAGGAGCGGCTGGGGGTGCGCAACGATCGCGTTCCCAATGGCGTGTTCGTGAGCCCGCGCATCGGCTTCTCCTGGCAATACGGCACCGGGCCGCAGATCGGGGCCTTCGAGGGCGCCTTCCGCGGGCCACGCGCCGTGGTGCGCGGGGGCATTGGCGTCTTTCAGAATTCGCCGCAGCCCACCCTCATCGGGAGCGCGATCGACAACACGGGGCTGCCGAGTGCCATTCAGCAGCTGGCGTGTGTGGGCGGGGCCGTGCCCACGCCCGACTGGACGGCGTACACCAGCGTCGGCCGTATCCCGAACCGCTGCGCCGATGGCAGCACGGGATCGGTGTTCGCGGTGGGCGCGCCCAACGTGACACTGTTCGGCGGTGGCTTTGCCCCCTCGCGCAGCGTGCGCTCGAATCTGTCGTGGAGCGGGCCGGTGTTGTGGAACCGACTCAACGCCAGCCTCGACGCCACCTGGTCGCTCAATACGCAGCAGCAGAGCTTCATCGACCGCAACTTCGCCGGCACCACGCGCTTCGCGCTCGACAACGAAGGCGGGCGCCCCGTGTTCGTGCAGGCGTCCAGCATTGTCCCGCTCACCGGGGGCATCGCCGCCGGCGACGGTCGGGTGGTGCCGCAGTATCAGCGTGTCACCGAACAGGTGAGCGACCTGCGGTCGCGTACGGGGCAGCTGAGCCTGCGTCTTTCGCCCATGACCTTCAGCACCAACTTCGGCTGGAGTGCCAGCTACACCTACGGCAACGTGCGAGAGCAGTTCCGCGGCTTCACCAGCACCGCTGGCGACCCGTTCGCGGTGGACTGGTCGCGGGCCGGGTTCGACTCGCGGCATCAGATTACCTATACGTTCAACTGGAACGCCTTCGACCTCGTGCGCATCGGCTGGTTCGGGCAGTTCCGGTCGGGGACGCCCCTCACACCCACCATTGGTGGCGACGTGAACGGCGACGGCTTCGCCAACGACCGCGCCTTCGTCTTCGACCCGGCCACGGCGGGCGATCCGCTGGTGGCGAGCGGCATGCGCGCGCTGCTGGAGAACGGATCGCGTGTGGCACGGCAGTGTCTCGCCCGGCAGCTCGGCACGCTGGCGGCACGCAACAGCTGCCAGGGGCCGTGGGTGAGCAGCGCGAATCTCAGCATCGGCTTCAATCCGCTCAAGCTGCGGCTACCGCAGCGCATGAATCTGACGCTCAACGTGGCCAACCCCATCGGCGCCGCCGACCTGCTGCTGCACGGGCAGAAGAATCTGCGCGGCTGGGGGCAGCAGCCGTTCCTCGATCAGTCGCTGCTGTACGTGCGCGGCTTCGATCCGGTCACACGGCGCTACCGGTACGAGGTGAACGAGCGCTTTGCCGCCACCAATCCGCAATTCCAGCAATTCCGCGCCCCCGTTACCGTGACCGCGCAGCTGCGCTACGACATTGGTCCCACCCGCGAGCGGCAGGTGCTCACGCAGGCGCTCGATCGCGGCCGGCGCACCGAGGGGGTCAAGGTCAACGCGGCCACGATCAAGGCGCAGTTCGGCAACGGTGGCGTGCCCAACCCGCTGGCCACGATCCTGCGCGACCAGGATACCCTCAAGTTGAGTGCCGACCAGGCCGATGCCATCGCCACGATGAACCGCCGGTATCTGGTGCGGCTCGACTCCATCTGGTCGCCCATTGCGACGCAGTTCGCAGCGCTCCCCGACGGCTACGACAAGGAGCGCATCTATTATCAGTATGTGCGCGCGCGCGAGGCCAGTATCGATATCCTGCGCGGCTATGCGCCGCAGGTGAAGCGGTTGCTCACGCCAGCGCAGCGGCGCCAGCTGCCGCAATTCATCGCGCTGGCGCTCGACGATCGCTATCTCAAGACCATTCGCTCCGGCACCGCCGGTGGCGGCGGCGCCGGCCTCATGGGCGGCGGCATGATGATGGCCGGCGGCATGGGCGGCGGCGCGCAGACGATCATCATGCGGCAATAACCCAACGGCAAAGAAGCAGGGGGCGGGTGGCAGGCGGCAGGCAGCAGGCTCCCGGCTCCCGGCTCCCTGCCCCCTGCTCCCTACCCCCTGCCTCCTGCTTCCTGAACCAACCCACCGATGAAACGCCTCTTCGCCACGGCCACACTCGCGCTGACCAACGCGCTCACCACCGCTCACGCCCAGCCCGGCAGCTCGACCTCCCGCCCCCCCATCCGCCCGCTCGGCCCCGTCGCCGCCGCCACGAAGGACTCGCTCGGGACCATCACCAACGTACGCGCACTCCCGGGCGGGCGCCTGCTGGTGAACGACATCAGCGCACGGCGTGTGCTGCTCCTCGACTCCACGCTCGCCATCGTGAAGGTCGTGGCCGACACCACCCCCGGCAATCCCAATGCGTACGGCGGTGGCATGGCCAGCCTCATTGCCTTTCGCGGCGACTCCACGTTGTTCGTGGATGCCCAGTCGCTGAGCATGCTGGTCATCGACGCCGACGGCATCGTGCAGCGTGTCATGTCGGTGCCCCGCGCGCAGGACGCCATGATGCTGGCGGCGGGGGGCCTGGGCGCCGGCGCCTTCTACAGCACGGGCCATCTGGTGTATCGCGGCATGCCCAACATCCGCATGAACATCGTGAACGGCACACCGCAGATGTCCGGTATCCCCGACACCATGGCCGTGACGCGCGTGAATCTGCAAACGCGCGTGGTGGATACGGTGGGCTTCGTCAAGACGCCCCGCTCGCTGCCCACCATCACCCGTACCGACGACGGCAAGATGAACGTGTCGATCGAGGTGAATCCGCTGCCGGTGGTGGATGAATGGGCGGTACTCCCCAACGGCGACGTGGCCTTCGTGCGCGGGCGCGACTATCACGTGGATTGGGTCGAGGCCAACGGTACGCGGCGTTCGTCGCCCAAGATGGCGTTCGATTGGAAGCGCCTCACCGATGAAGACAAGGCGAAGCTCGTGGATTCGGTAAAGACGCTCCTGGACCAGCAGGCGGCCGCGAATCCCGGGCAGGGTGCGGCCATGGCCACGGCGTTCGGCAGCATGATGGGCGGGGGGGCAGGCGGCGGGGCACCGCGCGTGCAGGTGATGATTCGCGCCGATGGCGGGCCAGCGGGTGCCGGTGGTCCCGTGCGCGCGCCGCAGGTCACCCCGCCCAAGATCAACGTCGTCTCACCGAGTGAATTGCCCGACTACCAGCCGCCCTTCTTCGCCACCAGTACCCGAGCCGATGCCGACGGCAATCTGTGGGTCCTCACCATTCCCACCAAGCCGCAGCCGGCCGGCAGCGTGTACGACGTGATCAACGGCAAGGGGGAAGTCACCGAACGCGTGCTCGTCCCCGAGGGGCGCCAGGTACTGGGCTTCGGCCCCGGTGGCGTAGTTTATCTGGGCAAGCGGGACGGCACCTCCACCGTCATCGAGCGCGCCCGCGTGAAGTGAGCCGCCCTGGGGGGCCTTCATACATGGGGGCGGGCGTCGTGCGGTTGCCCGCATCCCCGCACGGTCGTCATCCATTACATCCGTTGATCCGTCGTTTTCCATTGCCTTCATGACCTTCTGGTCCTTGCCCCCCGCGACTGCGCAGCGCGATGTCGCGCACCGGTTCCTCCCGGGCGCCACGCCGTGCATGATGTACCACAGCGGGGGCTGGTGATGGGCGTGTCGTCACTGTACCGAGCCGCGCTGCGGGCGGTATCGCGGATGGCAGGCAGCGGGGTCGGGGCAGCCGTGGCGAACACCGTGGGCCTCCAGCCCCGATCAATCTGGTGTCTGCACCGGTTCGTCCGCCCCGGTGATGCGTGGACGGGCGATTCGGTCGATACCGTTGGCCACATCATCCGGGTGTTGTCAGCACGGGGCGTACGCTTCGTGGCGCTCGACGATCTCCTGTCGGGCGCGCCGTTGGGCGGGCCGGCCGTGGCCGTGACGGTGGACGACGGCTATGCAGACTTCGCGACCCACGGGTGGCCAATGTTCAAGGCACTCCGCTGCCCCGTGACCCTGTTCCTGACCACCGGACCGGTCGTCGAACAACAGTGGTTTTGGTGGGATTACCTGGACCATGCCCTGAGTCGATTGCCCCGCCCGCACGTAGATATCGATCTCGTGGGAATGCGCGTGGAGCTCACGGACCCCGAGCGCCGACGGCGCACCGGCCGATTGTTGCGTGGCGCCCTCAAGCTGGTACCCGACGACGAGCGTCGGGCGCTGCTGGCAGACCTCGCCCAGCAGGCAGGCGTCGATGCCACCGAGGCGCCCTCGGCGCCGTATCGCGCGTTGGAGCCCGCCCAGGTCGAGCAGTTGGCCGCGGAAGGGGTCCAATTCGGCGCGCACACCGTCACGCACCCCATACTCAGTCGCTGCAGTGCCGCCGTCGCCCGGTGGGAAATCACGGAATCCGTACGGACCGTGCAGGCACTGGTGGGGCGTCCGGTCACCACGTTTGCGTACCCCAATGGCGCGCCGCACGATTTCAGCGCGCGCGAGGTGGCGCTGCTGGGTGCCCTTGGTGTGCCCGTGGCCGTCACGACGTCCCGGGGCCGCGTCGCGGTCCACGCCGATCCGTTGCGCCTGCCGCGCCTCGTCTTCCGTGCCGATCTCAGTGTCATGAGCCGACGCGTCATGGGGTACCCCCTGTCGCTGTGATCGACACGGGTGGTAGGCACCGCGCGCGCCTGAAGTAGGCACTGCGGCGCGGCGCGGTGCGCCTACGGGGTGAAGCGCACCACGCGCCGCGCCGTCCGGCAGAGTTTCTCGCCCGATCGGCAGTAGCTGGTCACCAGCGTTCCCTCGAGCGGCAGGTCATCGGGGACCAGTGGCAACATCACCTCTCCCACGAAGTACGCGCTGTCGTTGGTCACGGCCGCCCCTCGAAACGCGAGGCGCCGGCCGTTGCTCGTAGTCAGCACCGGCGGCTGCAACGCATTGATCTGATCGCCCGAATCGGGAAACATCACCACGCGCCCCCCCTGGGCCGTGCGGTCGAGACGCACCGGCGGACCGCTGTCGATTTCCACGGGCCCCACCTTGGGCAGCGTGGGAATGGCGGAGAGGCGTGGCGCCGCGCGCGCGACCGCGCTGTCGGCCGCGGGTGGTGCCGCGTCGCGCCCTCCGGAGCAGCCGGCGACCGACAGGACGAGAGTCAGGAGCATCGTGTTCCGGTGCATCATCGCCCGATCCATTTCGAATACTTGATGAGAAAGACGTGGCGCCCCGGGTCGGCGAAGGCACGACCCACCTGATTGGCGACACCGAAGTTGGCCACGTCGAGATCGACCTCGCGCTGCTGCGACCAGACGAAGAAGAGCGACGAGCCTGGCTGGTACTCCCACCGCAGCACCGCATTGCCACGCAGCGCCCGCACGGTGAAATCCTGCGTGGGCACGAAGAAGGCCGGGGATGGCCCCGTGCCGTCGGGGTCCACCCGTTGCCCGCCGCTCACCGTCGTGACCTGCCC
The DNA window shown above is from Gemmatimonas sp. and carries:
- a CDS encoding TonB-dependent receptor, whose product is MPHRFAFVTLLLTLFALTAPVARAQQVDVIRGRITGETNEPLENVSILVTSLSGNVNRTARTDRTGRFTITFPNGDGDYMVTVAAVGYAQKRFEVRRAADEDVLLADAKLSKVGTVLDAMKVTADRQRVSRGELSQDVGGTERTISNLNALPPDQMTDLAALAATLPGVQLVPGQEGGANGFSVLGLGADQNNTTLNGMMFGGAGLPRDAGVFSSLATSPYDVSRGGFSGGQFQLRTRSGTNFSNRGLSFVGDNPALQWTDAAARATGQQFTNASLGGTVSGPLVFDKAFYSLSYQLGRRSNDLQTLLNTSSEGLKASGVAADSVSRLLGILGRNQVPITSGGVPGSRLTDQGSVLAAIDVAPPSSASGAAYNLTVNANWNRQNPAFTPLTTALPNTGAERVNWTGGVQARHSGYFTLRSVGVLTETSAGLNASNATGDPYLDLPAGRVRVNSAFADGTSGVQLLSFGGNQFLNTTQRTTSAMAMNTLSWFSGNNKHRLKLGTEVRHEGSAQDQTINRLGTFTYNSLADLQAGLPLSYTRTLSPRERDASVLIGALSLGDSYRHSPTLQVQYGVRVDANRFLDTPARNLVLEERLGVRNDRVPNGVFVSPRIGFSWQYGTGPQIGAFEGAFRGPRAVVRGGIGVFQNSPQPTLIGSAIDNTGLPSAIQQLACVGGAVPTPDWTAYTSVGRIPNRCADGSTGSVFAVGAPNVTLFGGGFAPSRSVRSNLSWSGPVLWNRLNASLDATWSLNTQQQSFIDRNFAGTTRFALDNEGGRPVFVQASSIVPLTGGIAAGDGRVVPQYQRVTEQVSDLRSRTGQLSLRLSPMTFSTNFGWSASYTYGNVREQFRGFTSTAGDPFAVDWSRAGFDSRHQITYTFNWNAFDLVRIGWFGQFRSGTPLTPTIGGDVNGDGFANDRAFVFDPATAGDPLVASGMRALLENGSRVARQCLARQLGTLAARNSCQGPWVSSANLSIGFNPLKLRLPQRMNLTLNVANPIGAADLLLHGQKNLRGWGQQPFLDQSLLYVRGFDPVTRRYRYEVNERFAATNPQFQQFRAPVTVTAQLRYDIGPTRERQVLTQALDRGRRTEGVKVNAATIKAQFGNGGVPNPLATILRDQDTLKLSADQADAIATMNRRYLVRLDSIWSPIATQFAALPDGYDKERIYYQYVRAREASIDILRGYAPQVKRLLTPAQRRQLPQFIALALDDRYLKTIRSGTAGGGGAGLMGGGMMMAGGMGGGAQTIIMRQ
- a CDS encoding polysaccharide deacetylase family protein, translating into MSSLYRAALRAVSRMAGSGVGAAVANTVGLQPRSIWCLHRFVRPGDAWTGDSVDTVGHIIRVLSARGVRFVALDDLLSGAPLGGPAVAVTVDDGYADFATHGWPMFKALRCPVTLFLTTGPVVEQQWFWWDYLDHALSRLPRPHVDIDLVGMRVELTDPERRRRTGRLLRGALKLVPDDERRALLADLAQQAGVDATEAPSAPYRALEPAQVEQLAAEGVQFGAHTVTHPILSRCSAAVARWEITESVRTVQALVGRPVTTFAYPNGAPHDFSAREVALLGALGVPVAVTTSRGRVAVHADPLRLPRLVFRADLSVMSRRVMGYPLSL